A region from the Lysobacter sp. BMK333-48F3 genome encodes:
- a CDS encoding complex I NDUFA9 subunit family protein, whose product MARRHVLVLGGTGFVGRHLVDHLLRERCRVTVLSRGVEPAKKRRLSRDASLIEGDVGNPDFLRAVLDDVDAVVNLVGILNERGDSGAGFEHVFVELLDALLEAMRDMGVKRLLQMSALNAGTGQSHYLESRGRAEQRVRASKLDWTLFRPSVIAGPGDGLFCRFDQLLRYAPALPIGRSGARFQPVWIGDVTQAFVNALNDGQHIGRSYNLVGPDVLSLGEIVRAAARARGRLRLVLPLPDALGKLQAEVGEHLPGKPISRDNWRSLQTDSTSVENGLLKLGVEPTPVLPKLPEILGLPPVGAA is encoded by the coding sequence ATGGCGCGCCGTCATGTCCTGGTTCTCGGCGGTACCGGCTTCGTCGGCCGGCATCTGGTCGACCATCTGCTGCGCGAGCGCTGCCGCGTCACCGTGCTCAGCCGCGGCGTCGAGCCGGCCAAGAAGCGCCGGCTCTCGCGCGACGCCAGCCTGATCGAGGGCGACGTCGGCAATCCGGACTTCCTGCGCGCCGTGCTCGACGACGTCGATGCGGTGGTCAACCTGGTCGGCATCCTCAACGAGCGCGGCGACAGCGGCGCCGGCTTCGAGCACGTGTTCGTCGAACTGCTCGACGCCCTGCTCGAAGCGATGCGCGACATGGGGGTGAAGCGCCTGCTGCAGATGAGCGCGCTCAACGCCGGCACCGGCCAGAGCCATTACCTGGAATCGCGCGGCCGCGCCGAACAGCGGGTGCGCGCGAGCAAGCTCGACTGGACCTTGTTCCGGCCGTCGGTCATCGCCGGCCCCGGCGACGGCCTGTTCTGCCGTTTCGACCAGTTGCTGCGCTACGCGCCGGCGCTGCCGATCGGCCGCAGCGGCGCGCGCTTCCAGCCGGTGTGGATCGGCGACGTCACCCAGGCCTTCGTCAACGCGTTGAACGACGGCCAGCACATCGGCCGCAGCTACAACCTGGTCGGCCCGGACGTGCTGAGCCTGGGCGAGATCGTGCGCGCCGCCGCCCGCGCGCGCGGCCGCCTGCGCCTGGTGCTGCCGCTGCCGGATGCGCTGGGCAAGTTGCAGGCCGAGGTCGGCGAACACCTGCCCGGCAAGCCGATCAGCCGCGACAACTGGCGCTCGCTGCAGACCGATTCGACCAGCGTCGAGAACGGCCTGCTCAAGCTCGGCGTCGAACCGACCCCGGTACTGCCGAAGCTCCCCGAAATTCTCGGCCTGCCCCCTGTAGGAGCGGCGTGA
- a CDS encoding sulfite exporter TauE/SafE family protein produces the protein MTVWLVFLALGAVAGVLAGLLGIGGGLVLVAALAWIAPWMGIPQEAAMHTALASSLASIVLTATASARAHAKRGSVLWRTVRWMVPGLLLGGWLGSFVAVRIDGDWLRLIVAGYCLIAAAQLLFGKNRAPLADGAPPPQGLPLSAAGVGIGAVSAVVGIGGGSMTVPLLVWRGVAPVRAVGTSSACGVAIGLASAVGYALNAPPGALPEHAIGYVYLPAAIGVAVASVLAAPYGTRLAHRLHGDTLKRVFAGFLILVAVSLLLGG, from the coding sequence ATGACGGTGTGGTTGGTGTTCCTCGCGCTCGGCGCGGTCGCCGGCGTGCTCGCCGGCCTGCTCGGCATCGGCGGCGGCCTGGTGCTGGTCGCGGCCCTGGCCTGGATCGCGCCGTGGATGGGCATCCCGCAAGAGGCGGCCATGCACACCGCGCTGGCCAGTTCGCTGGCCAGCATCGTGCTGACCGCGACCGCTTCGGCGCGCGCCCACGCCAAGCGCGGCAGCGTGCTGTGGCGGACCGTGCGCTGGATGGTGCCGGGGCTGTTGCTCGGCGGCTGGCTCGGCAGTTTCGTCGCGGTGCGCATCGACGGCGACTGGCTGCGCCTGATCGTCGCCGGCTACTGCCTGATCGCCGCGGCGCAACTGTTGTTCGGCAAGAACCGCGCGCCGCTGGCCGACGGCGCGCCGCCGCCGCAGGGGCTGCCTCTGTCGGCGGCCGGGGTCGGCATCGGCGCGGTGTCGGCGGTGGTCGGCATCGGCGGCGGCAGCATGACCGTGCCCCTGCTGGTCTGGCGCGGGGTGGCGCCGGTGCGCGCGGTCGGCACTTCCTCGGCCTGCGGCGTGGCGATCGGCCTGGCCAGCGCGGTCGGCTACGCGCTCAACGCGCCGCCCGGCGCCCTGCCCGAACACGCGATCGGCTACGTCTACCTGCCTGCGGCGATCGGCGTCGCGGTGGCCTCGGTACTGGCCGCGCCCTACGGCACCCGGCTCGCCCATCGCCTGCACGGCGACACCCTCAAGCGGGTGTTCGCCGGCTTCCTGATCCTGGTCGCGGTCAGCCTGCTGCTCGGCGGCTGA
- a CDS encoding lytic transglycosylase domain-containing protein has translation MLPRPLRLAVAAFVAALATTACAQTTASAPSPAGTAVKPRAIAHPLPAPAADPQLPRVRAALEAAERPGFDAGQYADLGRHPLYGWIEYANLRRNIDAVNNGQAADFLARRGKEASGDAFREIWLAATARREDWPSFLAAWTPRSVAGKERSVALRCAELNARQALGRLDEAWNRDAQAIWRSGGKSLPDGCDAPFALLAARGGLSPELRWERIEAAAAEWQPAVMRAAARGLPADQLALANDYAAFLDNVSERGLGWPKTERSRKIASYGLAKLAKAQPASAEAQLPKYAAALGFSDADRGRVLYQTALWTVASYEADSARRLNAVPEVAYDERLHEWRAREAMSRSDWTGALAAIRKMGAKQRGESRWQFFEARLSERAGDKASAARLYREAARKTDFHGFLSADRLGAPYALCPVQPQDSLAAKSAIARDPALLRAMGLYQIDRSGWAVREWDEALSRFDDTQRRLAIEVAQGYQWFDRAVFSLNKTPQEQRLYYLRFPLHHGDTIRREAASNRIDPAWVAAEIRAESVFNPKARSGANAMGLMQVLPGTGAQVAKSLGLPWGGAASLYDSDTNIVLGTAYLRQLLDKYGGQPYFAMAGYNAGPAPLARWQSQRPGMEPEFWIETISYKETREYVARVLAFSVIYDWQLNGDAMNVSDRLRGVVDGKRKAFVCPPEPAAQPAAAPAAAAESAEGE, from the coding sequence ATGCTCCCGCGCCCTCTCCGCCTCGCCGTCGCCGCCTTCGTCGCGGCCCTCGCCACCACCGCCTGCGCCCAGACCACGGCGTCGGCGCCGAGCCCTGCCGGCACCGCGGTCAAGCCGCGCGCGATCGCCCATCCGCTGCCCGCGCCGGCGGCCGATCCGCAGTTGCCGCGCGTGCGCGCCGCCCTGGAAGCGGCCGAGCGCCCCGGCTTCGATGCCGGCCAGTACGCCGACCTCGGCCGGCATCCGCTGTACGGCTGGATCGAGTACGCGAACCTGCGCCGCAACATCGACGCGGTCAACAACGGCCAGGCCGCCGACTTCCTCGCCCGTCGCGGCAAGGAAGCCTCCGGCGACGCGTTCCGCGAAATCTGGCTGGCCGCGACCGCGCGCCGCGAGGACTGGCCGAGCTTCCTCGCCGCCTGGACCCCGCGCAGCGTCGCCGGCAAGGAACGCAGCGTGGCCCTGCGCTGCGCCGAATTGAACGCGCGCCAGGCGCTGGGCCGCCTGGACGAGGCCTGGAACCGCGACGCCCAGGCGATCTGGCGCAGCGGCGGCAAGTCGCTGCCCGACGGCTGCGACGCGCCGTTCGCGTTGCTCGCCGCGCGCGGCGGGCTGAGCCCGGAACTGCGCTGGGAACGCATCGAAGCCGCGGCCGCGGAATGGCAGCCGGCGGTGATGCGCGCCGCGGCGCGCGGACTGCCGGCGGATCAACTCGCACTAGCGAACGACTACGCGGCGTTCCTGGACAACGTGAGTGAACGCGGGCTCGGTTGGCCCAAGACCGAGCGCAGCCGCAAGATCGCCTCCTACGGCCTGGCCAAGCTGGCCAAGGCGCAGCCGGCCAGCGCCGAGGCGCAACTGCCCAAGTACGCCGCGGCGCTGGGCTTCAGCGACGCCGACCGCGGCCGGGTGCTGTACCAGACCGCGCTGTGGACGGTGGCCTCCTACGAGGCCGACTCGGCGCGCCGGCTCAATGCCGTGCCCGAGGTCGCCTACGACGAACGCCTGCACGAGTGGCGCGCGCGCGAAGCGATGTCGCGCTCGGACTGGACCGGCGCGCTGGCGGCGATCCGCAAGATGGGCGCCAAGCAGCGCGGCGAATCGCGCTGGCAGTTCTTCGAGGCGCGGCTCAGCGAACGCGCCGGCGACAAGGCCAGCGCGGCGCGGCTGTACCGCGAGGCCGCGCGCAAGACCGACTTCCACGGCTTCCTGTCCGCCGACCGGCTCGGCGCGCCGTACGCGCTGTGCCCGGTGCAGCCGCAGGACAGCCTCGCCGCCAAGAGCGCGATCGCGCGCGATCCGGCGCTGCTGCGGGCGATGGGCCTGTACCAGATCGACCGCAGCGGCTGGGCGGTGCGCGAATGGGACGAGGCGCTGAGCCGCTTCGACGATACTCAGCGGCGCCTGGCGATCGAGGTCGCGCAGGGCTACCAGTGGTTCGACCGCGCGGTGTTCTCGCTCAACAAGACCCCGCAGGAACAGCGCCTGTACTACCTGCGCTTCCCGCTGCACCACGGCGACACCATCCGCCGCGAAGCCGCCAGCAACCGCATCGACCCGGCCTGGGTCGCGGCCGAGATCCGCGCCGAGAGCGTGTTCAATCCCAAGGCGCGCTCCGGCGCCAACGCGATGGGCCTGATGCAGGTGCTGCCCGGTACCGGCGCGCAGGTGGCCAAGAGCCTGGGCCTGCCCTGGGGCGGCGCCGCCAGCCTGTACGACTCCGACACCAACATCGTGCTCGGCACCGCCTACCTGCGCCAGTTGCTCGACAAGTATGGCGGCCAGCCCTACTTCGCCATGGCCGGCTACAACGCCGGCCCGGCGCCGCTGGCGCGCTGGCAATCGCAGCGCCCGGGCATGGAGCCGGAGTTCTGGATCGAGACCATCAGCTACAAGGAGACCCGCGAGTACGTCGCCCGCGTGCTCGCCTTCAGCGTGATCTACGACTGGCAACTCAACGGCGATGCGATGAACGTCAGCGACCGCCTGCGCGGAGTGGTCGACGGCAAGCGCAAGGCCTTCGTCTGCCCGCCCGAGCCCGCCGCCCAGCCCGCCGCCGCGCCGGCGGCCGCGGCCGAAAGCGCCGAAGGCGAGTGA